From one Lolium rigidum isolate FL_2022 chromosome 4, APGP_CSIRO_Lrig_0.1, whole genome shotgun sequence genomic stretch:
- the LOC124650464 gene encoding probable calcium-binding protein CML14, with translation MTKPAPTLRGSQLKQLRALFTRFDMDNDGSLTQLELAALLRSLGLRPTGEDSRSLLLAIDADGSGTVEFDELARAIAPVLTAHAPRLVDQAQLLEVFQAFDRDGNGYISAAELARSMAKLGQPLTFDELRRMMADADVDGDGVISFREFAGVMARSALDFLGVPC, from the coding sequence ATGACGAAGCCCGCCCCGACGCTGCGCGGCAGCCAGCTGAAGCAACTCCGCGCCCTGTTCACCCGCTTCGACATGGACAACGACGGCAGCCTCACCCAGCTCGAGCTCGCGGCCCTGCTCCGCTCCCTGGGCCTGCGCCCGACGGGGGAGGACTCCCGCTCCCTCCTGCTCGCCATCGACGCGGACGGCAGCGGGACCGTGGAGTTCGACGAGCTGGCGCGGGCCATCGCGCCCGTGCTCACCGCGCACGCGCCCAGGCTCGTCGACCAGGCGCAGCTGCTGGAGGTGTTCCAGGCCTTCGACCGCGACGGCAACGGTTACATCTCCGCGGCCGAGCTGGCAAGGTCCATGGCGAAGCTGGGGCAGCCGCTCACCTTCGACGAGCTGCGGAGGATGATGGCCGACGCGGACGTCGACGGGGACGGCGTCATCAGCTTCCGGGAGTTCGCGGGCGTCATGGCACGCTCCGCGCTCGACTTCCTCGGCGTCCCCTGCTGA
- the LOC124648230 gene encoding uncharacterized protein LOC124648230: protein MGMLALTRLMSTQSQRRRRRQIRARGCGASDRCSSSVAKRKRGVGRDGDVSPSVKRLRYSGPHLPEDIWCHIHSLMPLRDAARTACVSRAFSQSWRYHPNLNFTNKSILGSDSNGCGMDFIRTTNHVLKKHSGTNVKTLTLELHDYKSGWRRRLDSWLLIALTPGIEEITVSFGFFAKATYKFPCWILSDRITNSVRCLKLRRCAFCPIVKLGPFRSLAMLRFFQVRITGDTLGGLLSNSLALEWLELNSCDKLDFLKIPCQLQRLSYLRIYLCRRLYVIEINAPNLRVFHLEAEKVTELSLGVSVKLKLLYISSPDLASYIRLGLLSNVPDLESFNLKSICQIASPLMLPVRFLHLKEFNLSLTGQGVSEAYDYFSLASLLDSCPSLRNIFLNVSHKCVGHQTMSEDPTHTRQMPGQQQHGNLKSVTILGFCYAKSLVELTCYIVENAAASLESLTLDIHGTHLVSVYGAILKPMYDGKLVEAPRTLLAIRTYIQRRIPSTVKLNVLEPCGPCSSSVGH from the exons GATGTGGTGCTTCAGATCGATGTAGCTCTTCGGTGGCTAAAAGAAAGAGGGGAGTCGGCAGAGATGGTGATGTTTCTCCAAGTGTTAAACGATTGAGATATTCAGGGCCGCACCTTCCGGAG GATATCTGGTGTCACATTCATTCCCTAATGCCACTGCGAGATGCTGCTCGTACTGCCTGCGTGTCTCGTGCCTTTTCACAATCCTGGAGATATCATCCCAACCTCAACTTTACTAATAAGAGTATACTGGGCTCAGATAGCAATGGATGTGGAATGGATTTTATCAGAACAACCAACCATGTTCTGAAAAAACACTCGGGCACTAACGTGAAGACACTCACACTTGAACTGCATGATTATAAAAGTGGCTGGCGTCGTCGTTTAGATAGTTGGCTTCTGATTGCTCTGACACCAGGGATTGAAGAAATAACCGTTAGCTTTGGCTTCTTTGCTAAGGCAACATACAAGTTTCCTTGCTGGATTTTATCTGATAGGATCACGAACTCAGTTCGGTGTCTTAAACTGCGGCGTTGCGCTTTCTGCCCCATAGTCAAACTTGGTCCTTTTAGAAGCCTGGCAATGCTGCGTTTCTTTCAAGTGCGTATTACAGGTGACACGTTAGGGGGCCTTCTTTCAAACAGTCTTGCTCTGGAGTGGCTGGAACTTAATTCTTGTGACAAGTTAGATTTCCTGAAGATACCCTGCCAGCTTCAGCGGCTTAGCTACCTGAGGATTTATTTGTGCCGGAGGCTGTATGTGATAGAGATCAATGCTCCAAATCTTCGCGTTTTCCATTTGGAGGCAGAAAAGGTAACAGAGCTGTCACTTGGAGTATCAGTGAAACTGAAGCTGTTATACATAAGCAGTCCAGACCTTGCGAGCTATATCCGTTTGGGGCTCCTCTCCAATGTGCCAGATCTTGAAAGTTTCAACCTCAAATCAATTTGCCAG ATTGCCAGTCCACTGATGCTACCCGTCAGGTTCCTCCACCTCAAAGAATTTAACCTTTCACTAACCGGACAGGGTGTCTCAGAAGCCTATGATTATTTTTCTCTGGCTTCTTTGCTTGATTCCTGTCCTTCCTTGAGGAATATATTCTTAAAT GTATCACATAAATGCGTGGGGCATCAGACGATGTCGGAAGACCCCACGCACACGAGGCAGATGCCAGGACAGCAGCAGCATGGCAATCTCAAGAGCGTGACGATCCTTGGTTTCTGTTATGCGAAGAGCTTGGTCGAGCTAACATGCTATATCGTCGAGAACGCTGCTGCGTCATTGGAGAGCCTAACATTGGACATTCATGGTACGCATTTGGTCTCAGTATATGGTGCCATACTCAAGCCCATGTACGATGGTAAGTTGGTGGAGGCTCCTCGAACTCTTTTGGCCATCAGAACGTACATCCAGCGGAGAATCCCCTCGACGGTTAAGCTGAATGTCCTGGAGCCCTGCGGTCCGTGCAGTAGTAGTGTTGGACATTAG